The following proteins are co-located in the Polystyrenella longa genome:
- a CDS encoding HAD family hydrolase, with translation MLRCILLSCSFLLMGNLLSAADPLSSWNETETKTKVMQFVGSITEEGGEQYVAPEDRIAVFDNDGTLWCEQPFYNQLAFALYRVHQLAPSHPEWNEKEPFRSVLNGDLKKVFASGEKGILALVAATHSGITETEFKNAVMDWTNHSEHPRFKRSYLECVYQPQLELLAYLRANGFKTYIVSGGGIDFMRPWTEEVYGIPPEQVVGSSSKSSYEVREGVGVIVKQPELNFFDDKDGKPVGIQQHIGKRPILAFGNSDGDFQMLEYTTTGDGPRLGLLVHHDDTEREYAYDRDSHIGQLARGLDEAKARGWVIVSMKNDWNEVFPAE, from the coding sequence ATGCTGCGATGTATTTTACTTTCTTGTAGTTTTTTGCTGATGGGAAACCTTCTCTCAGCTGCGGATCCGCTTTCTTCGTGGAATGAGACGGAAACGAAAACGAAAGTCATGCAATTTGTCGGCTCGATAACGGAAGAAGGAGGGGAGCAATACGTTGCTCCTGAAGATCGGATCGCGGTGTTCGACAACGATGGTACCCTCTGGTGCGAACAACCTTTTTACAACCAATTGGCGTTCGCTCTCTATCGGGTCCATCAGCTGGCGCCGAGCCATCCAGAATGGAACGAGAAGGAGCCATTTCGATCTGTTCTCAATGGCGACCTCAAGAAAGTGTTCGCTTCGGGAGAAAAGGGAATTCTTGCGTTAGTCGCCGCCACCCACTCCGGTATCACAGAGACCGAGTTTAAAAATGCAGTTATGGACTGGACGAACCATTCGGAACACCCCCGATTCAAACGCTCTTATCTGGAATGCGTTTACCAACCCCAGTTGGAACTATTGGCCTATTTGCGAGCGAATGGCTTTAAAACTTATATCGTCTCGGGCGGAGGAATCGATTTCATGCGTCCTTGGACAGAAGAGGTCTATGGCATTCCCCCCGAGCAGGTCGTCGGCAGTTCAAGCAAAAGCAGCTACGAAGTTCGTGAGGGAGTAGGGGTGATCGTGAAGCAACCAGAGTTGAATTTCTTTGATGACAAAGATGGGAAGCCAGTTGGGATACAACAGCACATCGGCAAACGTCCGATTCTGGCATTCGGAAACTCCGATGGCGATTTCCAGATGCTGGAATACACCACTACTGGAGACGGCCCACGTCTGGGGTTGCTCGTTCATCACGATGACACCGAGCGGGAATACGCGTATGACCGTGATTCTCATATTGGACAACTTGCACGCGGCCTCGACGAGGCGAAAGCACGTGGCTGGGTGATTGTCAGTATGAAGAACGACTGGAACGAAGTTTTCCCGGCGGAATAA
- a CDS encoding formylglycine-generating enzyme family protein, producing the protein MRKYAITAISLAVVSCAVLSVWALVDSDAPPGDAPPGMVWIPGGEFTMGIEDRRFRDTTPLHKVKVDGFWIDKTEVTNAQFKEFVDATDYVTVAERKPTQEEFPGAPPENLFAGSVCFSPPAGQVPLDNHLQWWNYVAGTSWKQPEGEGSNLEGRENHPVVHVAYEDALAFAEWAGKQIPTEAEWEYAARGGLEQSKFGWGDEFQPDGEYMANTFQGIFPNENTSQDGFVATAPVGSFPENGYGLSDMAGNVWEWTSDWYRNDTYLERARHEDLSVNPKGPSQEESFDPMEPGVQKRVQKGGSFLCTDQYCTRYVPGGRGKGEPSTGTSHTGFRCIKKR; encoded by the coding sequence ATGCGAAAATACGCCATCACGGCGATCTCTCTGGCCGTCGTTTCCTGTGCCGTTCTATCGGTTTGGGCCCTGGTAGATTCTGATGCCCCACCCGGGGATGCTCCGCCGGGAATGGTTTGGATTCCGGGTGGTGAATTCACCATGGGAATCGAAGACCGCCGATTTCGGGACACGACTCCACTTCACAAAGTGAAGGTGGACGGTTTCTGGATCGATAAGACCGAAGTCACGAACGCGCAGTTCAAAGAATTCGTGGATGCGACAGACTATGTGACCGTCGCGGAGCGGAAGCCGACTCAAGAAGAATTTCCCGGGGCTCCTCCGGAAAATCTATTCGCCGGATCGGTTTGTTTTTCTCCACCTGCAGGCCAAGTCCCCTTAGACAATCACCTTCAATGGTGGAATTACGTCGCGGGTACCAGTTGGAAACAACCCGAAGGGGAAGGTAGTAACCTGGAAGGACGCGAGAACCATCCTGTGGTACACGTCGCCTATGAAGATGCACTCGCCTTTGCGGAATGGGCAGGAAAACAGATACCAACTGAAGCCGAATGGGAGTATGCCGCGAGAGGTGGACTCGAGCAGAGTAAATTCGGCTGGGGTGATGAATTCCAACCGGATGGCGAATACATGGCGAATACTTTTCAAGGAATTTTTCCTAACGAAAACACGTCTCAAGACGGATTCGTCGCCACGGCTCCAGTCGGTTCCTTCCCGGAGAATGGATACGGATTATCCGACATGGCAGGCAACGTGTGGGAATGGACCAGCGACTGGTATCGGAACGACACTTATCTCGAACGTGCTAGGCACGAAGATCTCTCGGTGAACCCGAAAGGGCCAAGCCAGGAAGAATCTTTTGACCCCATGGAACCGGGAGTTCAAAAACGCGTTCAAAAGGGAGGCAGCTTTCTATGTACGGACCAGTATTGCACACGTTATGTACCGGGAGGACGAGGCAAAGGAGAACCTTCAACCGGGACGAGCCATACCGGTTTTCGTTGTATTAAAAAGAGATAA